In one window of Homo sapiens chromosome 14 genomic patch of type FIX, GRCh38.p14 PATCHES HG1_PATCH DNA:
- the PCK2 gene encoding phosphoenolpyruvate carboxykinase [GTP], mitochondrial isoform 1 precursor (isoform 1 precursor is encoded by transcript variant 1) — protein sequence MAALYRPGLRLNWHGLSPLGWPSCRSIQTLRVLSGDLGQLPTGIRDFVEHSARLCQPEGIHICDGTEAENTATLTLLEQQGLIRKLPKYNNCWLARTDPKDVARVESKTVIVTPSQRDTVPLPPGGARGQLGNWMSPADFQRAVDERFPGCMQGRTMYVLPFSMGPVGSPLSRIGVQLTDSAYVVASMRIMTRLGTPVLQALGDGDFVKCLHSVGQPLTGQGEPVSQWPCNPEKTLIGHVPDQREIISFGSGYGGNSLLGKKCFALRIASRLARDEGWLAEHMLILGITSPAGKKRYVAAAFPSACGKTNLAMMRPALPGWKVECVGDDIAWMRFDSEGRLRAINPENGFFGVAPGTSATTNPNAMATIQSNTIFTNVAETSDGGVYWEGIDQPLPPGVTVTSWLGKPWKPGDKEPCAHPNSRFCAPARQCPIMDPAWEAPEGVPIDAIIFGGRRPKGVPLVYEAFNWRHGVFVGSAMRSESTAAAEHKGKIIMHDPFAMRPFFGYNFGHYLEHWLSMEGRKGAQLPRIFHVNWFRRDEAGHFLWPGFGENARVLDWICRRLEGEDSARETPIGLVPKEGALDLSGLRAIDTTQLFSLPKDFWEQEVRDIRSYLTEQVNQDLPKEVLAELEALERRVHKM from the exons ATGGCCGCATTGTACCGCCCTGGCCTGCG GCTTAACTGGCATGGGCTGAGCCCCTTGGGCTGGCCATCATGCCGTAGCATCCAGACCCTGCGAGTGCTTAGTGGAGATCTGGGCCAGCTTCCCACTGGCATTCGAGATTTTGTAGAGCACAGTGCCCGCCTGTGCCAACCAGAGGGCATCCACATCTGTGATGGAACTGAGGCTGAGAATACTGCCACACTGACCCTGCTGGAGCAGCAGGGCCTCATCCGAAAGCTCCCCAAGTACAATAACTG CTGGCTGGCCCGCACAGACCCCAAGGATGTGGCACGAGTAGAGAGCAAGACGGTGATTGTAACTCCTTCTCAGCGGGACACGGTACCACTCCCGCCTGGTGGGGCCCGTGGGCAGCTGGGCAACTGGATGTCCCCAGCTGATTTCCAGCGAGCTGTGGATGAGAGGTTTCCAGGCTGCATGCAGG GCCGCACCATGTATGTGCTTCCATTCAGCATGGGTCCTGTGGGCTCCCCGCTGTCCCGCATCGGGGTGCAGCTCACTGACTCAGCCTATGTGGTGGCAAGCATGCGTATTATGACCCGACTGGGGACACCTGTGCTTCAGGCCCTGGGAGATGGTGACTTTGTCAAGTGTCTGCACTCCGTGGGCCAGCCCCTGACAGGACAAG GGGAGCCAGTGAGCCAGTGGCCGTGCAACCCAGAGAAAACCCTGATTGGCCACGTGCCCGACCAGCGGGAGATCATCTCCTTCGGCAGCGGCTATGGTGGCAACTCCCTGCTGGGCAAGAAGTGCTTTGCCCTACGCATCGCCTCTCGGCTGGCCCGGGATGAGGGCTGGCTGGCAGAGCACATGCTG ATCCTGGGCATCACCAGCCCTGCAGGGAAGAAGCGCTATGTGGCAGCCGCCTTCCCTAGTGCCTGTggcaagaccaacctggctatgATGCGGCCTGCACTGCCAGGCTGGAAAGTGGAGTGTGTGGGGGATGATATTGCTTGGATGAGGTTTGACAGTGAAG GTCGACTCCGGGCCATCAACCCTGAGAACGGCTTCTTTGGGGTTGCCCCTGGTACCTCTGCCACCACCAATCCCAACGCCATGGCTACAATCCAGAGTAACACTATTTTTACCAATGTGGCTGAGACCAGTGATGGTGGCGTGTACTGGGAGGGCATTGACCAGCCTCTTCCACCTGGTGTTACTGTGACCTCCTGGCTGGGCAAACCCTGGAAACCTG GTGACAAGGAGCCCTGTGCACATCCCAACTCTCGATTTTGTGCCCCGGCTCGCCAGTGCCCCATCATGGACCCAGCCTGGGAGGCCCCAGAGGGTGTCCCCATTGACGCCATCATCTTTGGTGGCCGCAGACCCAAAG GGGTACCCCTGGTATACGAGGCCTTCAACTGGCGTCATGGGGTGTTTGTGGGCAGCGCCATGCGCTCTGAGTCCACTGCTGCAGCAGAACACAAAG GGAAGATCATCATGCACGACCCATTTGCCATGCGGCCCTTTTTTGGCTACAACTTCGGGCACTACCTGGAACACTGGCTGAGCATGGAAGGGCGCAAGGGGGCCCAGCTGCCCCGTATCTTCCATGTCAACTGGTTCCGGCGTGACGAGGCAGGGCACTTCCTGTGGCCAGGCTTTGGGGAGAATGCTCGGGTGCTAGACTGGATCTGCCGGCGGTTAGAGGGGGAGGACAGTGCCCGAGAGACACCCATTGGGCTGGTGCCAAAGGAAGGAGCCTTGGATCTCAGCGGCCTCAGAGCTATAGACACCACTCAGCTGTTCTCCCTCCCCAAGGACTTCTGGGAACAGGAGGTTCGTGACATTCGGAGCTACCTGACAGAGCAGGTCAACCAGGATCTGCCCAAAGAGGTGTTGGCTGAGCTTGAGGCCCTGGAGAGACGTGTGCACAAAATGTGA
- the PCK2 gene encoding phosphoenolpyruvate carboxykinase [GTP], mitochondrial isoform X2, translated as MAALYRPGLRLNWHGLSPLGWPSCRSIQTLRVLSGDLGQLPTGIRDFVEHSARLCQPEGIHICDGTEAENTATLTLLEQQGLIRKLPKYNNCWLARTDPKDVARVESKTVIVTPSQRDTVPLPPGGARGQLGNWMSPADFQRAVDERFPGCMQGRTMYVLPFSMGPVGSPLSRIGVQLTDSAYVVASMRIMTRLGTPVLQALGDGDFVKCLHSVGQPLTGQGEPVSQWPCNPEKTLIGHVPDQREIISFGSGYGGNSLLGKKCFALRIASRLARDEGWLAEHMLILGITSPAGKKRYVAAAFPSACGKTNLAMMRPALPGWKVECVGDDIAWMRFDSEGRLRAINPENGFFGVAPGTSATTNPNAMATIQSNTIFTNVAETSDGGVYWEGIDQPLPPGVTVTSWLGKPWKPGDKEPCAHPNSRFCAPARQCPIMDPAWEAPEGVPIDAIIFGGRRPKGVPLVYEAFNWRHGVFVGSAMRSESTAAAEHKGLLGTGGS; from the exons ATGGCCGCATTGTACCGCCCTGGCCTGCG GCTTAACTGGCATGGGCTGAGCCCCTTGGGCTGGCCATCATGCCGTAGCATCCAGACCCTGCGAGTGCTTAGTGGAGATCTGGGCCAGCTTCCCACTGGCATTCGAGATTTTGTAGAGCACAGTGCCCGCCTGTGCCAACCAGAGGGCATCCACATCTGTGATGGAACTGAGGCTGAGAATACTGCCACACTGACCCTGCTGGAGCAGCAGGGCCTCATCCGAAAGCTCCCCAAGTACAATAACTG CTGGCTGGCCCGCACAGACCCCAAGGATGTGGCACGAGTAGAGAGCAAGACGGTGATTGTAACTCCTTCTCAGCGGGACACGGTACCACTCCCGCCTGGTGGGGCCCGTGGGCAGCTGGGCAACTGGATGTCCCCAGCTGATTTCCAGCGAGCTGTGGATGAGAGGTTTCCAGGCTGCATGCAGG GCCGCACCATGTATGTGCTTCCATTCAGCATGGGTCCTGTGGGCTCCCCGCTGTCCCGCATCGGGGTGCAGCTCACTGACTCAGCCTATGTGGTGGCAAGCATGCGTATTATGACCCGACTGGGGACACCTGTGCTTCAGGCCCTGGGAGATGGTGACTTTGTCAAGTGTCTGCACTCCGTGGGCCAGCCCCTGACAGGACAAG GGGAGCCAGTGAGCCAGTGGCCGTGCAACCCAGAGAAAACCCTGATTGGCCACGTGCCCGACCAGCGGGAGATCATCTCCTTCGGCAGCGGCTATGGTGGCAACTCCCTGCTGGGCAAGAAGTGCTTTGCCCTACGCATCGCCTCTCGGCTGGCCCGGGATGAGGGCTGGCTGGCAGAGCACATGCTG ATCCTGGGCATCACCAGCCCTGCAGGGAAGAAGCGCTATGTGGCAGCCGCCTTCCCTAGTGCCTGTggcaagaccaacctggctatgATGCGGCCTGCACTGCCAGGCTGGAAAGTGGAGTGTGTGGGGGATGATATTGCTTGGATGAGGTTTGACAGTGAAG GTCGACTCCGGGCCATCAACCCTGAGAACGGCTTCTTTGGGGTTGCCCCTGGTACCTCTGCCACCACCAATCCCAACGCCATGGCTACAATCCAGAGTAACACTATTTTTACCAATGTGGCTGAGACCAGTGATGGTGGCGTGTACTGGGAGGGCATTGACCAGCCTCTTCCACCTGGTGTTACTGTGACCTCCTGGCTGGGCAAACCCTGGAAACCTG GTGACAAGGAGCCCTGTGCACATCCCAACTCTCGATTTTGTGCCCCGGCTCGCCAGTGCCCCATCATGGACCCAGCCTGGGAGGCCCCAGAGGGTGTCCCCATTGACGCCATCATCTTTGGTGGCCGCAGACCCAAAG GGGTACCCCTGGTATACGAGGCCTTCAACTGGCGTCATGGGGTGTTTGTGGGCAGCGCCATGCGCTCTGAGTCCACTGCTGCAGCAGAACACAAAG GACTTCTGGGAACAGGAGGTTCGTGA
- the PCK2 gene encoding phosphoenolpyruvate carboxykinase [GTP], mitochondrial isoform 2 precursor (isoform 2 precursor is encoded by transcript variant 2), giving the protein MAALYRPGLRLNWHGLSPLGWPSCRSIQTLRVLSGDLGQLPTGIRDFVEHSARLCQPEGIHICDGTEAENTATLTLLEQQGLIRKLPKYNNCWLARTDPKDVARVESKTVIVTPSQRDTVPLPPGGARGQLGNWMSPADFQRAVDERFPGCMQGRTMYVLPFSMGPVGSPLSRIGVQLTDSAYVVASMRIMTRLGTPVLQALGDGDFVKCLHSVGQPLTGQGEPVSQWPCNPEKTLIGHVPDQREIISFGSGYGGNSLLGKKCFALRIASRLARDEGWLAEHMLILGITSPAGKKRYVAAAFPSACGKTNLAMMRPALPGWKVECVGDDIAWMRFDSEGRLRAINPENGFFGVAPGTSATTNPNAMATIQSNTIFTNVAETSDGGVYWEGIDQPLPPGVTVTSWLGKPWKPGMCGGEGVAQPPGLSTLMVEKLSPQPPTIF; this is encoded by the exons ATGGCCGCATTGTACCGCCCTGGCCTGCG GCTTAACTGGCATGGGCTGAGCCCCTTGGGCTGGCCATCATGCCGTAGCATCCAGACCCTGCGAGTGCTTAGTGGAGATCTGGGCCAGCTTCCCACTGGCATTCGAGATTTTGTAGAGCACAGTGCCCGCCTGTGCCAACCAGAGGGCATCCACATCTGTGATGGAACTGAGGCTGAGAATACTGCCACACTGACCCTGCTGGAGCAGCAGGGCCTCATCCGAAAGCTCCCCAAGTACAATAACTG CTGGCTGGCCCGCACAGACCCCAAGGATGTGGCACGAGTAGAGAGCAAGACGGTGATTGTAACTCCTTCTCAGCGGGACACGGTACCACTCCCGCCTGGTGGGGCCCGTGGGCAGCTGGGCAACTGGATGTCCCCAGCTGATTTCCAGCGAGCTGTGGATGAGAGGTTTCCAGGCTGCATGCAGG GCCGCACCATGTATGTGCTTCCATTCAGCATGGGTCCTGTGGGCTCCCCGCTGTCCCGCATCGGGGTGCAGCTCACTGACTCAGCCTATGTGGTGGCAAGCATGCGTATTATGACCCGACTGGGGACACCTGTGCTTCAGGCCCTGGGAGATGGTGACTTTGTCAAGTGTCTGCACTCCGTGGGCCAGCCCCTGACAGGACAAG GGGAGCCAGTGAGCCAGTGGCCGTGCAACCCAGAGAAAACCCTGATTGGCCACGTGCCCGACCAGCGGGAGATCATCTCCTTCGGCAGCGGCTATGGTGGCAACTCCCTGCTGGGCAAGAAGTGCTTTGCCCTACGCATCGCCTCTCGGCTGGCCCGGGATGAGGGCTGGCTGGCAGAGCACATGCTG ATCCTGGGCATCACCAGCCCTGCAGGGAAGAAGCGCTATGTGGCAGCCGCCTTCCCTAGTGCCTGTggcaagaccaacctggctatgATGCGGCCTGCACTGCCAGGCTGGAAAGTGGAGTGTGTGGGGGATGATATTGCTTGGATGAGGTTTGACAGTGAAG GTCGACTCCGGGCCATCAACCCTGAGAACGGCTTCTTTGGGGTTGCCCCTGGTACCTCTGCCACCACCAATCCCAACGCCATGGCTACAATCCAGAGTAACACTATTTTTACCAATGTGGCTGAGACCAGTGATGGTGGCGTGTACTGGGAGGGCATTGACCAGCCTCTTCCACCTGGTGTTACTGTGACCTCCTGGCTGGGCAAACCCTGGAAACCTGGTATGTGCGGTGGGGAAGGTGTGGCACAGCCTCCAGGCCTCAGCACCTTAATGGTGGAAAAGCTTTCTCCACAACCTCCAACCATCTTCTAG
- the PCK2 gene encoding phosphoenolpyruvate carboxykinase [GTP], mitochondrial isoform X1 has product MSPADFQRAVDERFPGCMQGRTMYVLPFSMGPVGSPLSRIGVQLTDSAYVVASMRIMTRLGTPVLQALGDGDFVKCLHSVGQPLTGQGEPVSQWPCNPEKTLIGHVPDQREIISFGSGYGGNSLLGKKCFALRIASRLARDEGWLAEHMLILGITSPAGKKRYVAAAFPSACGKTNLAMMRPALPGWKVECVGDDIAWMRFDSEGRLRAINPENGFFGVAPGTSATTNPNAMATIQSNTIFTNVAETSDGGVYWEGIDQPLPPGVTVTSWLGKPWKPGDKEPCAHPNSRFCAPARQCPIMDPAWEAPEGVPIDAIIFGGRRPKGVPLVYEAFNWRHGVFVGSAMRSESTAAAEHKGKIIMHDPFAMRPFFGYNFGHYLEHWLSMEGRKGAQLPRIFHVNWFRRDEAGHFLWPGFGENARVLDWICRRLEGEDSARETPIGLVPKEGALDLSGLRAIDTTQLFSLPKDFWEQEVRDIRSYLTEQVNQDLPKEVLAELEALERRVHKM; this is encoded by the exons ATGTCCCCAGCTGATTTCCAGCGAGCTGTGGATGAGAGGTTTCCAGGCTGCATGCAGG GCCGCACCATGTATGTGCTTCCATTCAGCATGGGTCCTGTGGGCTCCCCGCTGTCCCGCATCGGGGTGCAGCTCACTGACTCAGCCTATGTGGTGGCAAGCATGCGTATTATGACCCGACTGGGGACACCTGTGCTTCAGGCCCTGGGAGATGGTGACTTTGTCAAGTGTCTGCACTCCGTGGGCCAGCCCCTGACAGGACAAG GGGAGCCAGTGAGCCAGTGGCCGTGCAACCCAGAGAAAACCCTGATTGGCCACGTGCCCGACCAGCGGGAGATCATCTCCTTCGGCAGCGGCTATGGTGGCAACTCCCTGCTGGGCAAGAAGTGCTTTGCCCTACGCATCGCCTCTCGGCTGGCCCGGGATGAGGGCTGGCTGGCAGAGCACATGCTG ATCCTGGGCATCACCAGCCCTGCAGGGAAGAAGCGCTATGTGGCAGCCGCCTTCCCTAGTGCCTGTggcaagaccaacctggctatgATGCGGCCTGCACTGCCAGGCTGGAAAGTGGAGTGTGTGGGGGATGATATTGCTTGGATGAGGTTTGACAGTGAAG GTCGACTCCGGGCCATCAACCCTGAGAACGGCTTCTTTGGGGTTGCCCCTGGTACCTCTGCCACCACCAATCCCAACGCCATGGCTACAATCCAGAGTAACACTATTTTTACCAATGTGGCTGAGACCAGTGATGGTGGCGTGTACTGGGAGGGCATTGACCAGCCTCTTCCACCTGGTGTTACTGTGACCTCCTGGCTGGGCAAACCCTGGAAACCTG GTGACAAGGAGCCCTGTGCACATCCCAACTCTCGATTTTGTGCCCCGGCTCGCCAGTGCCCCATCATGGACCCAGCCTGGGAGGCCCCAGAGGGTGTCCCCATTGACGCCATCATCTTTGGTGGCCGCAGACCCAAAG GGGTACCCCTGGTATACGAGGCCTTCAACTGGCGTCATGGGGTGTTTGTGGGCAGCGCCATGCGCTCTGAGTCCACTGCTGCAGCAGAACACAAAG GGAAGATCATCATGCACGACCCATTTGCCATGCGGCCCTTTTTTGGCTACAACTTCGGGCACTACCTGGAACACTGGCTGAGCATGGAAGGGCGCAAGGGGGCCCAGCTGCCCCGTATCTTCCATGTCAACTGGTTCCGGCGTGACGAGGCAGGGCACTTCCTGTGGCCAGGCTTTGGGGAGAATGCTCGGGTGCTAGACTGGATCTGCCGGCGGTTAGAGGGGGAGGACAGTGCCCGAGAGACACCCATTGGGCTGGTGCCAAAGGAAGGAGCCTTGGATCTCAGCGGCCTCAGAGCTATAGACACCACTCAGCTGTTCTCCCTCCCCAAGGACTTCTGGGAACAGGAGGTTCGTGACATTCGGAGCTACCTGACAGAGCAGGTCAACCAGGATCTGCCCAAAGAGGTGTTGGCTGAGCTTGAGGCCCTGGAGAGACGTGTGCACAAAATGTGA